The genomic DNA GATGACGCCTGGGATCTGCTGGAAGCGGTCTTCGACGCCCCAGAAGCAGCCGCCGCCGAAGTACGCCTTCTCCATCGCAACGGGGCGAGCCATGGGGGGGAGTTCGGTACCGTTTTCGACGAAGTCGAGCGAGGCGGAGTTGAGGCAGTATCGGAGTCCTGTGGGCGCGGGGCCATCGTCAAAGACGTGTCCGAGGTGGCCGCCGCATCGCTCGCACATGATCTCGACGCGGACCATGCCGTGTGAAACGTCTTTCTCATAACGGATGTGGTCGCGATCGAAGGGCTGGAAGAACGAGGGCCAGCCGGTGCCGGAGTTGAACTTGGCGTCTGAGGAGAAGAGGGGCAGCTCGCAGAGCTTGCAGATGTACGTGCCCTTGAGCTTGTTATCGAGCAGATTGCCGCAGAACGGGGCCTCTGTGCCCTTTCTCAGGATGACCTTCGCGTCTTCGGGTGAGAGCTTGGTCGCGAGTTCGTTGATGCGCGACTCGCCGAGGCGAGAGATGTCGTTGCCTGAGCGCGAGTAGCGCGGGCCTTGTGGAGCGTTCATGTCTGTGCCTTGGGTGTGCTGGATGCCGGCGGTTGCGGGCCGGCCGGCCGTGGCCGTGGAGACGAGCGAGAGGAGCGTACCGCTCGGGCGTTTCGCGGCGGCGATGGACCACGTGACCAGTGCCGCGGCGATCACACAGAGACCAAAGAGAGCGATCGCGGTTCCTGTTCTCATGCGAATTCCCTCGGTAGCCCCTTGACGATTGGATGCCGCGTGGGCGTGTGCGTCACCGGACAGAGTGTACCGATGGGTTCGGCGTTCGATTCGCGGCGGATTCTCCTGCCGGTTTGGATTCGGTTGGTGCTTTCGAGGGTCGGGCGTTCAATCGGTACCTGCGAGGCGGCGCATGGGCCCTTCGTCGAGTCGAAAGATCGTCCAGTCGGTGAGGGCGCGTGCTCCGAGCCCTTTGTAGAAGCCGATTGCCGGTTCGTTCCAGTCGAGGACGAGCCAGTCGACGCGGGCACAACCGCGTTCGAGGGCGATCTGGGCCACTCGAGTGAGGAGGGCGCGACCGAGCCCGGCGCCGCGGGCTTCGGGCCGAACGAACAGGTCTTCGAGGTAGACGCCGGGCTTGCCGGTCCATGTCGAGAAGTTGTGAAAGAAGACGGCGCATCCCTGTGCGACACCATCGACCTCACCGATGATTGCTTCGGCGTATGGGCCGCGCGAGCCGGGAGGAAGGCCGATGCCGAAGATGTGGGCGAGGACCATTTGTTCGGTCATGACGACGGCGTCGGGCTCACGCTCGTATGCCGCGAGGTCTTTGACGAGTCGGAGGATGAGCGAGGCGTCGTCCGGCACGGCGTTTCGGATGGTGACGTGTGGCATGGCATGAGCGTAGCGAAAGAGGCCGGGGCCGTGCGAACGGTCCCGGCCCGGCATAGTGGTTGCATCACCGGCGGCCGATGTCTCCGAGTGGGAATGCCGGTGTGGCGATGGGCTTGAGAGCGAGTGCGAGGAGCGCGAGTTCGTGGTCGTCTCCCGCGATGCGATTGGTGCGGAGTGTGCCGCAGCCCGCGCAGCGATGGACGATCGACCATTCGCCGTCCTTTCGGACTTCGATGGCGATGGGCTCCATCGGTTCGCGGCACGGGCAGCATCGATCCCCCGGCTCGTCGTCGAGGTGGCGTGACCAGAGACAGTGCGGGCAGTGGTTGCGGTGGCGAGTGCCCCAGGCGCTCTGGCTGACTTGGAAGGAGCAGACGATACAGGTGAATCCGGAGTCCGGACGAGACTTGTGTGACATGGGTGGTTTGCTGATCCGTCGTGACCGGCGGCGTCGGGTCTGGAAGACCCGCGCGCGGAAACGCGTTGATGTGGAAGATCGTGCATCGGCTCAGAGAGACCGAAGCACGGATGAAGCCGAGTGTGTGAAGAACGCCCATTGGCGGGCGTAGTGCGCGCGATCCCGGCGTTCTCATTGCTGCCAAAGACATTCCGGACGAGGGTCCGGATTGCGATGGTCAGACGGGCCGGGATGGATCAGGCAGTGGCAGACATCAACGACTCCGAAGCGACCGATCCTGCTCAGAGGATGGCACTTGAAAGGATACCCGATCCGGGGCGGGTCGGATCGGGTTCCCGACGCACGTCTCATAACAACGGGGAAAAGGTCCTATAGCCAGTTTCAGGGTCCGAGAGCCCCGGAACGGCCTCAGGATCTTCCCTGATTGGGTGCAAAGACGGCGTCTAAACCTTGAATTCTCCGCGACTTGTGGCATTCTTACTGCGGCACGCCATGTCGGGCGTGAGTGGAATTTGTACCCCGCCATAGCGGGTGCCATAGAGAAGAGGAGAAAGAGCATGCGTTTCGCTCGATGTGTTGCCGCTGCTGCGGCTGTTGCGTGTGTGGCTGGTCTTGCCGTCGCTGGTCCTGTGGCGACGGTGGTGATCGATGGCTCCAGCTATGAGCTGGCATCGTTCGAGGCCGATGGTCAGTTCCGCCTGGTCCCCGCGGTGTACACCTTTGGTGACACCACGATCGAGACGCTCGCCGGCCCGCGTGATGCGGGTGCGACGATCGCCTACGGCCTGGCGATTGTCGACGCCGGTGGCGCGTCTGCGTTCTCGTTCGAGTTCAGCATGCCGATCACGCTCGATGCGGGCGCGACCACGATCGTCTCATCGATCGTCGGCGGCATGACGGACTTCACGGGCAACGGCGTCGGCATCTCGACGACGGGCGGCTTCGACACGATCCAGCGGTCGTGGGTTGCCGGTCCGGTCACGGATCTCGGCGTGAACGTCGGCGGCTCGGTCTCCTTCGGCCCCGGCCCCTCGGGCTCGCTGTACAACTACGGCGCGTTCGCGACCGGCCCGATCGCCGGCCCGGACCTGTCCTCTTTCGCGACGCTGCATGTCGCGGTGGACTTCATGGCCTCTGGTGACAATGACGTGATCGTCCTCACGGGCTTCACGGACATCGTTGTCCCGGCTCCCGCATCGATGGTCGCTCTCGCGGGCCTCGGCCTCGTGAGCCGCCGCCGCCGGGCCTGATCGCCTGACGGTTTGAGTTGAATCAGTAGAACGCCGGTCGCCTTATGGCGGCCGGCGTTTCTTTGTGTCCTGCCTGTTCGCGAGAGGTCGTGTAGACTCGGCCGGATGAGCGATCCTTCGAAGGGCGGAGAGGGCGGGGGTATTTTGCGCGTGCTCGGGACGCGGGATGCGATGTGCGTGGTGATCGGCGCGATCATCGGCGTGGGCATCTTCTTCACGCCGAGCCGAGTGGCCGCGG from Phycisphaeraceae bacterium includes the following:
- a CDS encoding GNAT family N-acetyltransferase, with product MTEQMVLAHIFGIGLPPGSRGPYAEAIIGEVDGVAQGCAVFFHNFSTWTGKPGVYLEDLFVRPEARGAGLGRALLTRVAQIALERGCARVDWLVLDWNEPAIGFYKGLGARALTDWTIFRLDEGPMRRLAGTD
- a CDS encoding RNHCP domain-containing protein, which codes for MSHKSRPDSGFTCIVCSFQVSQSAWGTRHRNHCPHCLWSRHLDDEPGDRCCPCREPMEPIAIEVRKDGEWSIVHRCAGCGTLRTNRIAGDDHELALLALALKPIATPAFPLGDIGRR
- a CDS encoding bifunctional methionine sulfoxide reductase B/A protein; amino-acid sequence: MRTGTAIALFGLCVIAAALVTWSIAAAKRPSGTLLSLVSTATAGRPATAGIQHTQGTDMNAPQGPRYSRSGNDISRLGESRINELATKLSPEDAKVILRKGTEAPFCGNLLDNKLKGTYICKLCELPLFSSDAKFNSGTGWPSFFQPFDRDHIRYEKDVSHGMVRVEIMCERCGGHLGHVFDDGPAPTGLRYCLNSASLDFVENGTELPPMARPVAMEKAYFGGGCFWGVEDRFQQIPGVINVVSGYQGGKTQNPTYKQVCYEETGHAEVVEVSFDPAHVTYAELLKWFFKLHNPTTLNRQGPDVGTQYRSAIFASDQRQLDEATAYIATLQQTDKFKNRKIVTQVQLVADVGPFWPAEEYHQDYHEKHGGTCALPPDDE